In Candidatus Eisenbacteria bacterium, the following are encoded in one genomic region:
- a CDS encoding pitrilysin family protein: MVCSKRKLYSLLTVLVVVALTALATSLTAATYKDLEKNVVEKVLPNGIKVIILPRSVAPVISMVTYADVGSVNEITGITGMAHIFEHIAFKGTEKIGTKDYAKENEALKKVDAAFLAVKAERDKSRFGSTEKLKELEEAFNKAQEEAEQYVIPNQVGEIVEKSGGVGLNAFTSLDQTVYHYSLPSNKLELWAALEADRFSHPVLREFYKETSVIREERRMAFESSPSGKIFEELFAAAYKAHPYHVLVIGHMSDLESITRPEAMDWFSRYYCGSNLTMCVVGDIDPATAMPILEKYLSQIPAGTKPTPVETVEPPQRGIKRVAIEDKAQPLLAIAYHKPERANPDNAAFEVITTILGQGRTSRLYKRLVKEEKLALVTACETMGDKYPGLLIVFALPNKDKTTAENETAIMEEIDRLRKEPVPADELKSVKARKRSEFVNSMDSNMGLAMNLTEFDNLNGSWREMFKRLDLIDKVTAEDVQRVAREYLSLKNATVAQIVKPESE, from the coding sequence ATGGTTTGCTCGAAGCGAAAGCTCTATTCCCTTCTCACCGTTCTTGTCGTGGTTGCCCTGACAGCCCTGGCCACCTCCCTCACGGCAGCGACGTACAAGGACTTAGAGAAGAACGTCGTGGAGAAGGTCCTGCCGAACGGCATAAAGGTCATCATATTGCCCAGATCCGTGGCTCCGGTGATCTCCATGGTGACGTACGCCGACGTCGGTTCCGTCAACGAGATCACGGGAATTACCGGGATGGCCCACATTTTTGAGCACATAGCATTCAAGGGCACCGAGAAAATAGGCACAAAAGACTACGCAAAGGAAAATGAAGCCCTGAAGAAGGTGGACGCTGCCTTTCTCGCCGTCAAAGCCGAGAGAGACAAGAGTCGTTTTGGCTCGACCGAAAAACTGAAGGAACTCGAGGAAGCTTTCAACAAGGCCCAGGAAGAGGCGGAACAGTATGTAATACCCAACCAGGTCGGTGAGATAGTGGAGAAATCCGGCGGGGTTGGCCTGAATGCTTTCACGTCGCTCGATCAGACGGTCTACCACTACTCCCTCCCTTCCAACAAGCTCGAGCTCTGGGCAGCACTTGAGGCCGACAGGTTCTCCCATCCAGTGCTGAGAGAATTCTACAAGGAGACGTCCGTCATCAGAGAAGAGAGAAGGATGGCGTTCGAGAGTTCGCCGTCAGGCAAGATATTCGAGGAGCTCTTTGCAGCAGCGTACAAGGCGCATCCGTATCACGTGCTCGTCATAGGCCACATGTCCGACCTCGAGTCGATCACCCGGCCCGAAGCCATGGATTGGTTCAGCAGGTACTACTGCGGCAGCAACCTGACCATGTGCGTCGTGGGCGACATAGACCCCGCGACCGCGATGCCCATTCTCGAAAAGTATCTCTCGCAGATCCCCGCCGGGACCAAACCAACTCCCGTCGAGACCGTTGAGCCGCCTCAGAGAGGAATCAAGAGGGTCGCCATTGAAGACAAGGCCCAACCTCTGTTGGCCATCGCCTACCACAAGCCGGAGAGAGCGAACCCGGACAACGCGGCGTTCGAGGTCATCACCACCATTCTGGGACAGGGCAGAACTTCCAGACTTTACAAGAGGTTGGTGAAAGAGGAGAAGCTCGCTCTTGTCACGGCCTGCGAGACGATGGGAGACAAGTATCCGGGCCTGCTCATAGTGTTCGCTCTTCCCAACAAGGACAAGACAACCGCAGAGAATGAAACGGCGATCATGGAGGAGATCGATCGCCTCAGGAAAGAGCCCGTGCCCGCAGACGAGCTCAAGTCAGTCAAAGCCAGGAAGAGATCGGAATTCGTAAACTCCATGGACAGCAACATGGGTCTTGCCATGAATCTCACAGAGTTCGACAACCTGAACGGTTCCTGGCGAGAGATGTTCAAGAGGCTCGATCTGATAGACAAGGTGACCGCCGAGGACGTACAGCGAGTGGCAAGAGAATACTTGTCGCTCAAGAATGCCACCGTCGCCCAAATAGTGAAGCCGGAGAGCGAATAG